In Pollutimonas sp. M17, a single genomic region encodes these proteins:
- a CDS encoding L-threonylcarbamoyladenylate synthase, producing MAQFFVVHPQNPQPRLMKQAGQLLSDGGLVAVPTDSSYALVARLDDKPSADALRRLRGLDERHHLTLLCRDLAEIGHFARVDNKQYRFLKLATPGPWTFILEATREVPRRVSHPSRKTIGIRVPDHPVTRALIEAAGSPLMSTTLIPEGEEEPMNDAQAIFDRYANQLAAVIDGGPCPLAPTTVIDLTGPSPEITRRGQGDLSALGLD from the coding sequence ATGGCACAATTCTTTGTTGTTCATCCGCAGAATCCCCAACCCCGCCTGATGAAGCAGGCGGGCCAGTTGCTGTCCGACGGCGGCCTGGTGGCAGTGCCCACCGACTCCAGCTACGCGCTGGTGGCGCGCCTGGACGACAAGCCCTCGGCCGACGCATTGCGGCGCCTGCGCGGCCTTGACGAGCGTCATCACCTGACGCTGCTTTGCCGCGATCTGGCCGAAATCGGCCATTTTGCGCGTGTCGACAACAAGCAGTACCGCTTCCTCAAATTGGCGACACCCGGTCCGTGGACCTTTATCCTCGAGGCCACGCGCGAAGTGCCGCGCCGGGTATCCCATCCATCGCGCAAGACCATAGGCATACGCGTACCCGACCATCCGGTGACGCGGGCTCTGATCGAGGCCGCGGGCTCGCCCCTGATGTCGACCACCTTGATACCGGAAGGCGAAGAAGAGCCCATGAACGATGCGCAGGCGATCTTCGATCGCTACGCCAATCAGCTTGCCGCCGTCATCGATGGCGGTCCTTGTCCCCTGGCTCCCACCACCGTCATCGACCTGACCGGCCCCAGCCCCGAGATCACTCGTCGCGGGCAGGGCGATTTGTCCGCCCTGGGCCTGGACTAA
- a CDS encoding site-2 protease family protein, translating into MDSLIQTITVYALPVLFGITLHEAAHGYVARMFGDPTAWQAGRISLNPIRHIDLVGTIIVPLVLLFSTKLMGGGGLLFGWAKPVPVDWGRLRRPKQDMLWVALAGPGSNLVMAIIWAIGLRLLAETGASQGDFWVQMTIAGIQVNLILMALNLVPLPPLDGGRIVFSLLPSRMAWQFSRIEPYGLLILIILMLTGILWVVLQPLLAFGQSIVNWFL; encoded by the coding sequence ATGGATTCGTTGATACAGACCATTACCGTTTATGCCCTGCCCGTGCTGTTCGGCATCACCCTGCATGAAGCGGCGCATGGCTATGTGGCCCGGATGTTCGGCGATCCCACGGCCTGGCAGGCCGGTCGCATCAGCCTCAATCCCATCCGCCATATCGATCTGGTCGGCACCATCATCGTGCCGCTGGTGCTTCTGTTCAGCACCAAGCTCATGGGCGGCGGAGGGCTGCTTTTCGGCTGGGCCAAGCCGGTTCCGGTCGACTGGGGGCGTTTGCGCCGGCCCAAGCAGGACATGTTGTGGGTGGCGCTGGCCGGCCCGGGATCCAACCTGGTCATGGCCATCATCTGGGCCATTGGTCTGCGTTTGCTGGCGGAGACGGGCGCCAGCCAGGGCGACTTCTGGGTGCAGATGACGATCGCCGGCATCCAGGTGAACCTTATCCTGATGGCGCTGAACCTCGTGCCCTTGCCGCCGCTGGATGGCGGCCGCATCGTATTCAGCCTGCTGCCCTCCCGGATGGCCTGGCAGTTCTCCCGGATCGAGCCCTACGGCCTGCTGATCCTGATCATTTTGATGCTGACCGGTATTTTGTGGGTGGTATTGCAACCATTGCTGGCGTTCGGCCAGTCGATTGTGAATTGGTTCTTATGA
- the dapA gene encoding 4-hydroxy-tetrahydrodipicolinate synthase, with the protein MATSTDSAIPTFQGSMVALITPMHPDGSLDFDSFRKLIDWHAAEGTDALVVVGTSGESPTVDVDEHAEIIKVAVEHAAGRLPVIAGVGGNSTQEAIELSRHAKAVGAQAGLSVVPYYNKPTQEGLYQHFKAIAEAVDLPSILYNVPGRTVADMSNDTVLRLAQVPGIAGIKDATGDIGRGARLLRDAPAGFQIFSGDDATAAALILLGGRGNISVTANVAPRLMHEMCMAAIGGDVPLTRKLNARLATLNQVLFVESNPIPVKWAVAEMGLSKLGYRLPLTSLHEQHHALVRNSLKEVGLI; encoded by the coding sequence ATGGCAACAAGCACGGATTCCGCGATTCCTACCTTTCAGGGCAGCATGGTGGCGCTTATCACGCCCATGCATCCCGATGGCAGCCTGGATTTCGACAGTTTCCGAAAATTGATCGACTGGCACGCCGCCGAGGGAACCGATGCCCTGGTGGTGGTGGGCACGTCGGGCGAGTCGCCGACCGTGGACGTGGACGAGCACGCGGAAATCATCAAGGTGGCAGTCGAACACGCGGCGGGGCGCTTGCCCGTCATTGCGGGCGTGGGCGGCAACTCGACCCAGGAAGCCATCGAGCTGTCCCGGCATGCCAAGGCGGTGGGGGCACAGGCCGGCCTTTCGGTCGTTCCCTACTACAACAAGCCCACCCAGGAAGGCCTTTACCAGCACTTCAAGGCCATTGCCGAAGCCGTCGACCTGCCTTCCATTCTGTACAACGTGCCGGGCCGGACGGTCGCCGACATGTCGAACGACACTGTGCTGCGCCTGGCGCAGGTTCCGGGCATCGCCGGCATCAAGGATGCCACCGGCGACATCGGCCGCGGCGCCAGGCTACTGCGCGACGCGCCGGCCGGCTTCCAGATCTTCAGCGGCGACGACGCCACGGCCGCGGCCCTCATCCTGCTGGGCGGACGCGGCAACATTTCGGTCACGGCCAATGTCGCTCCGCGCCTCATGCACGAAATGTGCATGGCGGCGATTGGCGGCGATGTTCCCTTGACGCGGAAGCTCAATGCCCGTCTTGCGACGTTGAACCAAGTGCTTTTTGTTGAATCCAACCCGATTCCTGTTAAATGGGCCGTTGCTGAAATGGGCCTGTCCAAACTGGGCTATCGCTTACCCTTAACCTCCTTGCACGAACAGCACCATGCTCTGGTGCGCAATTCGCTAAAAGAAGTGGGCTTAATCTAA
- the bamC gene encoding outer membrane protein assembly factor BamC has product MNKRCAGLALGMGMLLLSGCSAWNQMVGTEEAVDYKSTVAGDPLSIPPDLTQANTDAHYRAPEGTATFSQYAQNQQAQQGRTAADRILPQAQGVSVMRDGDLRWLVVDKPAEEVYPKILDFWGEQGFTIHSQDPRAGLMETDWAENRAKIPEGWIRSALGSIIDTVFDSGERERFRTRVERVNGKTEVYISHQQMVETPTQDGSTFKWVFGKEDPGLNAAMLARLMVFLGTDVQKAHDMVAQAEKDSEQASITQMPDGQAAIALAEPFDRAWRRVGVAIDSAGFAVDDRDRSAGDYFIRYLDSDTGEKIEQQNFIGRLFGSKNTAEAAAYRIHVAGQGSGSIVTVLDQNGQVQNTDTARRIITVLSTHMKAK; this is encoded by the coding sequence ATGAACAAACGCTGCGCCGGCCTGGCTCTGGGCATGGGCATGCTATTGCTGTCCGGTTGCTCCGCCTGGAACCAGATGGTGGGCACCGAGGAAGCCGTCGATTACAAGAGCACGGTCGCCGGCGACCCGCTCAGCATTCCACCCGATCTGACCCAGGCCAACACCGACGCCCATTATCGCGCGCCGGAAGGCACGGCCACGTTCAGCCAGTACGCCCAGAACCAGCAGGCCCAGCAGGGCAGGACGGCGGCCGACCGCATACTGCCGCAAGCCCAGGGCGTATCGGTCATGCGCGATGGCGACTTGCGCTGGCTGGTGGTCGACAAGCCGGCTGAAGAGGTCTATCCGAAAATTCTCGATTTCTGGGGCGAACAGGGCTTCACCATTCACTCCCAGGATCCGCGCGCCGGCCTGATGGAAACCGACTGGGCCGAAAACCGCGCCAAGATTCCCGAAGGCTGGATCCGCAGCGCCCTGGGGTCCATCATCGACACCGTGTTCGACAGCGGCGAGCGTGAGCGCTTCCGTACGCGCGTCGAGCGCGTCAATGGCAAGACCGAGGTCTACATCAGCCACCAGCAGATGGTCGAAACGCCCACCCAGGACGGCTCCACCTTCAAATGGGTATTCGGCAAGGAAGATCCGGGCCTGAACGCCGCCATGCTGGCCCGCCTCATGGTGTTCCTGGGCACCGATGTCCAGAAAGCGCACGACATGGTCGCGCAGGCTGAAAAGGACTCGGAGCAGGCCTCGATCACGCAGATGCCCGACGGCCAGGCCGCCATCGCGCTGGCCGAACCTTTCGACCGGGCATGGCGCCGCGTGGGCGTGGCCATCGACTCGGCGGGCTTTGCGGTCGATGATCGCGATCGTTCCGCGGGCGATTACTTCATCCGCTACCTGGACAGCGACACCGGCGAGAAAATCGAGCAGCAGAATTTCATCGGACGACTGTTCGGCTCGAAGAATACGGCGGAAGCGGCGGCATACCGCATTCACGTTGCCGGCCAAGGTTCGGGTTCCATTGTCACGGTCCTGGACCAGAATGGCCAGGTTCAGAACACGGATACCGCCAGGCGCATCATTACGGTGTTGTCGACCCACATGAAGGCGAAGTAA
- the cysG gene encoding siroheme synthase CysG translates to MRLFPLFADLQARLVLVVGGGAVAERKVKSLLASGARVRVGALEAGDALRELAGQGKIELLSGPFDPAWLDDAWLIVAATDDRQLNRHIAGLAGERKRFINVVDDPELSSFQVPSIVDRSPLTIAISSAGSAPVLARRVRERIESLFDHTLGSLAALAAGYRQAIRQARPDLRRRREFYDWLLDGPVADALRKRRPSQAKQLLEDELRQPQAAIAGKVILVGAGPGDPGLLTLKALRALNEADVILYDRLVDAEILELARRDAEQIPVGKIPGENHDATQARIHELMLTHARQGQLVVRLKGGDAFVFGRGGEELQFLREHDVPYEVVPGITAALACAAYAGIPLTHRDHAQSVRLITAHCRQDTFLEDWPSLARDKQTLAFYMGVSQLDWLSEQLMSHGRSGDTPFAMVENGTRANQRVLQGSLKDLAELARRHEMKAPSLLLIGEVAALGPALEWFGASIRQD, encoded by the coding sequence ATGAGATTATTCCCCCTGTTCGCCGACCTCCAGGCACGGCTCGTTCTTGTCGTGGGCGGCGGCGCCGTCGCCGAACGCAAGGTCAAAAGCCTCCTCGCCTCGGGCGCCCGGGTCCGGGTCGGCGCGCTGGAGGCCGGGGATGCGCTGCGGGAACTGGCCGGGCAAGGCAAGATCGAATTGCTGTCCGGCCCGTTCGACCCGGCCTGGCTGGATGACGCATGGCTGATCGTGGCCGCCACCGACGACCGCCAGCTGAACCGGCACATCGCCGGACTGGCCGGTGAGCGGAAGCGCTTCATCAATGTGGTCGACGACCCCGAGCTTTCCAGCTTCCAGGTTCCCTCCATCGTCGACCGCTCGCCCCTTACCATCGCGATTTCATCGGCAGGCAGCGCTCCCGTGCTGGCGCGCCGCGTGCGCGAACGCATCGAAAGCCTGTTCGACCATACACTGGGTTCGCTGGCCGCGCTGGCCGCGGGCTATCGCCAGGCCATACGCCAGGCGCGGCCCGACCTGCGCCGGCGCCGCGAGTTCTATGACTGGCTGCTCGACGGCCCTGTGGCCGACGCACTGCGCAAGCGCCGGCCATCGCAGGCGAAGCAGCTGCTGGAAGACGAATTACGTCAACCGCAAGCGGCCATCGCCGGCAAAGTCATCCTGGTCGGCGCCGGGCCCGGCGATCCCGGCCTGCTGACCCTGAAAGCCCTGCGCGCACTGAATGAAGCCGATGTCATTCTTTACGACCGGCTGGTGGATGCCGAAATACTGGAACTGGCGCGCCGCGATGCGGAGCAGATTCCGGTCGGAAAAATTCCCGGCGAGAATCACGACGCCACCCAGGCCCGCATCCACGAGCTCATGCTGACGCATGCCCGCCAGGGACAGCTGGTCGTCCGCCTCAAGGGAGGCGATGCCTTCGTGTTCGGACGGGGCGGCGAAGAACTGCAATTCCTGCGCGAACACGATGTGCCCTACGAGGTGGTGCCCGGCATCACGGCGGCCCTGGCATGCGCGGCCTACGCCGGCATTCCGCTGACCCATCGCGACCATGCCCAGTCGGTCCGCCTGATCACCGCGCACTGCCGTCAGGACACCTTCCTGGAGGATTGGCCCTCGCTGGCGCGCGACAAGCAGACCCTGGCGTTCTACATGGGGGTCAGCCAGCTTGACTGGCTGTCGGAACAACTGATGTCGCATGGGCGGTCGGGCGACACGCCCTTTGCCATGGTCGAGAACGGCACGCGCGCCAACCAGCGCGTACTGCAGGGCAGCCTGAAAGACCTGGCTGAACTGGCCCGCCGCCATGAAATGAAAGCGCCATCCTTGCTGCTGATCGGCGAGGTGGCCGCGTTAGGGCCTGCGCTGGAATGGTTTGGCGCCAGCATCCGGCAAGACTAG
- the cysI gene encoding assimilatory sulfite reductase (NADPH) hemoprotein subunit, producing the protein MSNTLSHLEQIKADSRHLRGTIEEGLADPVTGAISDDDNKLLKFHGSYQQDDRDIRDERRKQKLEPAYAFMIRARLPGGVVTPAQWLAFDDIARNYAGRGLRITTRQTFQWHGIIKRDLKPTMQAIHHAMATTIAACGDVNRQVVSSVNPHLSSQHRIVQEWTQKLSDHFIPRTRAYHEIWLDGEKITDEPEEEPIYGDTYLPRKFKIGVAIPPTNDIDVFAQDLGLIAIIEDGRLLGFNVAIGGGMGATHGDETTYARLGSLIGFVPPEQLIQVAEGVVTLQRDYGNRVERQHARLKYTIDHRGLDWFKAQLEERIGFTLQATRPYRFDLNGDSYGWKEGEDGKWHLGLYIESGRLWDTGDKQLQTGVREIAKVLKGEFRMTCNQNLLIANVAAKDRGKIDKLVEQYGLDGYKRQSGIRRHSIACVALPTCGLAMAESERYAPVLLPKLEALLDKHGLIDAPILLRLSGCPNGCSRPYLAEIALVGRALGRYDLRLGADFTGERLNIPYRENIAEPEILDTLDGLFGAYAKNRQDGEKFGDFLLRSGVIPAPSQKLIPIVLDTVV; encoded by the coding sequence ATGAGCAACACCCTTTCGCATCTGGAGCAGATCAAGGCCGACAGCCGGCACCTGCGCGGCACCATCGAAGAAGGCCTCGCGGACCCGGTCACGGGCGCGATCAGCGACGACGACAACAAGCTGCTGAAATTCCACGGCAGCTACCAACAGGACGACCGCGACATCCGCGACGAGCGGCGCAAGCAGAAGCTGGAACCGGCCTATGCCTTCATGATACGGGCGCGCCTGCCCGGCGGCGTCGTCACGCCGGCCCAGTGGCTGGCCTTCGACGATATCGCGCGCAACTATGCCGGACGCGGCCTGCGCATCACCACCCGCCAGACCTTCCAGTGGCACGGCATCATCAAGCGCGATCTGAAGCCGACCATGCAGGCCATCCACCATGCCATGGCCACCACCATCGCCGCCTGCGGCGACGTGAACCGCCAGGTGGTCAGCTCGGTCAATCCGCATCTTTCCAGCCAGCATCGCATCGTGCAGGAATGGACGCAAAAACTGTCCGACCATTTCATTCCGCGCACGCGGGCCTATCACGAGATATGGCTGGACGGCGAGAAGATCACCGACGAGCCCGAAGAAGAGCCCATCTACGGCGACACCTACCTGCCGCGCAAGTTCAAGATCGGGGTGGCCATCCCCCCCACCAACGACATCGATGTTTTCGCGCAAGACCTCGGGCTGATCGCCATCATCGAAGACGGCCGCCTGCTGGGCTTCAATGTCGCCATAGGCGGCGGCATGGGCGCGACCCATGGCGACGAGACCACCTATGCGCGCCTGGGCAGCCTGATCGGCTTCGTGCCGCCCGAACAGCTCATCCAGGTCGCCGAGGGCGTGGTGACCTTGCAGCGCGACTACGGCAACCGCGTCGAGCGCCAGCATGCGCGCCTCAAGTACACCATCGACCACCGGGGACTGGACTGGTTCAAGGCACAGCTGGAAGAGCGCATCGGGTTCACGCTACAAGCGACGCGCCCTTATCGTTTCGACCTGAACGGCGACAGCTACGGGTGGAAGGAAGGCGAAGACGGGAAGTGGCACCTGGGCCTGTACATCGAGTCGGGCCGGCTCTGGGACACGGGCGACAAGCAGCTGCAAACGGGCGTGCGCGAAATCGCCAAGGTGCTGAAAGGCGAGTTCCGCATGACCTGCAATCAGAACCTGCTGATCGCCAATGTCGCCGCCAAAGACCGCGGCAAGATCGACAAGCTGGTTGAACAGTACGGCCTGGACGGCTACAAGCGGCAAAGCGGCATCCGCCGCCACAGCATCGCCTGTGTGGCCTTGCCCACTTGCGGCCTGGCCATGGCCGAAAGCGAGCGCTATGCCCCGGTCCTGCTGCCCAAGCTGGAAGCCCTGCTGGACAAGCACGGCCTGATCGACGCGCCCATCCTGCTGCGTCTGTCCGGCTGCCCGAACGGCTGTTCGCGCCCCTATCTGGCCGAGATCGCGCTGGTGGGGCGGGCCCTGGGCCGATACGATCTGCGGCTGGGTGCTGATTTCACGGGCGAACGCCTCAATATTCCCTACCGCGAGAACATCGCCGAACCCGAAATACTCGATACGCTGGACGGCCTGTTCGGCGCCTATGCGAAGAATCGCCAGGACGGCGAGAAATTCGGCGACTTCCTCCTGCGTAGCGGGGTCATCCCCGCGCCGTCGCAGAAACTGATACCTATCGTTCTGGACACGGTGGTATAA
- a CDS encoding assimilatory sulfite reductase (NADPH) flavoprotein subunit translates to MLAPSYLPESKHTLITELADGLESNALSWLSGYFAGVAQGKLAGRAAPPPVAAVAGVNAAKQLTIVYGSQTGNAKRVAESLAERAGGLDLNVRLLRADRYATRELKDEQLLYIVMSTQGDGEPPDDSLAFVEFLSSRRAPKLPQLKYAVLGLGDSSYPMFCGIAQTLDARLAELGAERLHEVGTADLDIETVALPWQDAAIAQAQKVLKQAGTPPTASITPLHPKASRASREQPFLAELLLNQPITGRGSDKDVRHLEISLEGSQLSYQPGDALGVWPTQSEVLVDAVISRLGLDADEDIEINQVSRSLKEWLGRHRELTQLTRPFLTAHAELSGSEQLKALLLPESIDQLKGYLESRQLLDLLDEFPAKWAARNLVQALRPLTPRMYSIASSQSAVDQEVHLTLANVAYEYEGEARWGAASNFLARLAEGEKLPIFIEENQRFRLPADNSRDVIMIGPGTGVAPFRAFVQERAAAGADGRNWLFFGNPHFSSDFLYQTEWQRALQDGDLHRLDLAFSRDQRHKVYVQDKLLERAGDLYSWIQGGAHVYVCGDATRMARDVHQALLQIAQREGGLDDAQAKAWLDELAAQGRYARDVY, encoded by the coding sequence ATGCTGGCCCCGTCTTACCTTCCCGAATCCAAGCACACCCTTATCACCGAACTGGCTGACGGCCTGGAATCCAATGCGCTGAGCTGGCTGTCCGGCTACTTTGCCGGCGTTGCCCAGGGCAAGCTGGCGGGCCGCGCCGCGCCGCCGCCCGTCGCCGCAGTGGCCGGCGTGAATGCCGCCAAACAATTGACCATTGTGTACGGAAGCCAGACCGGCAATGCCAAGCGCGTGGCCGAATCGCTGGCCGAGCGGGCGGGCGGCCTGGACCTGAACGTCCGGCTGCTGCGCGCCGACCGCTATGCCACGCGCGAACTCAAGGACGAGCAGTTGCTGTACATCGTCATGAGCACCCAGGGCGATGGGGAACCGCCCGACGACTCCCTGGCTTTCGTCGAATTCCTGTCCAGCCGCCGCGCGCCCAAGCTGCCGCAGCTGAAATACGCCGTGCTGGGCCTGGGCGATTCTAGCTATCCCATGTTCTGCGGCATCGCGCAAACCCTGGATGCCCGCCTGGCGGAACTGGGCGCCGAGCGCCTGCACGAGGTCGGCACCGCCGACCTGGACATCGAAACCGTGGCCCTGCCCTGGCAAGACGCCGCCATCGCCCAGGCCCAGAAGGTCCTGAAGCAGGCAGGCACGCCACCCACAGCCAGCATCACGCCGCTGCATCCCAAGGCATCCAGGGCAAGCCGCGAGCAGCCCTTCCTGGCCGAGCTGCTGCTGAACCAGCCCATCACGGGCCGGGGCAGCGACAAAGACGTGCGCCACCTGGAAATATCCCTGGAAGGCAGCCAATTGAGCTACCAGCCCGGCGATGCCCTGGGCGTATGGCCCACCCAGTCCGAGGTTCTGGTCGATGCGGTCATTTCCCGTCTGGGCCTGGACGCCGACGAAGACATCGAGATCAATCAAGTCTCGCGCAGTTTGAAGGAGTGGCTGGGCCGGCATCGCGAACTGACGCAATTGACCAGGCCTTTCCTGACGGCGCATGCGGAGCTTTCAGGCAGCGAACAGCTCAAGGCCCTGCTGCTGCCCGAATCGATCGATCAATTGAAGGGCTATCTGGAAAGCCGCCAGCTTCTCGACCTGCTGGACGAGTTCCCCGCGAAATGGGCCGCCCGCAACCTGGTCCAGGCGCTGCGCCCGCTGACCCCGCGCATGTACTCCATCGCGTCCAGCCAATCCGCCGTGGACCAGGAAGTACACCTTACCCTGGCCAATGTGGCCTACGAGTACGAGGGCGAGGCCCGCTGGGGGGCGGCATCGAATTTCCTGGCCCGGCTTGCCGAGGGCGAGAAGCTGCCCATCTTCATCGAGGAAAACCAGCGCTTCCGCCTTCCCGCCGACAATTCGCGCGATGTGATCATGATAGGACCGGGCACCGGCGTGGCGCCCTTCCGCGCCTTCGTCCAGGAGCGCGCCGCCGCCGGCGCGGACGGCCGCAACTGGCTGTTCTTCGGGAACCCGCACTTTTCCTCCGACTTCCTGTATCAGACCGAATGGCAACGCGCGCTTCAGGATGGCGACCTGCACCGCCTGGATCTGGCCTTCTCGCGCGATCAGAGACACAAAGTCTATGTGCAGGACAAACTGCTGGAGCGCGCCGGCGACCTGTACAGCTGGATCCAGGGCGGCGCCCATGTCTACGTGTGCGGGGACGCCACCCGCATGGCCCGGGACGTTCACCAGGCGCTGCTGCAGATCGCCCAACGGGAAGGCGGCCTGGACGATGCCCAGGCCAAGGCATGGCTGGACGAACTGGCCGCGCAAGGCCGATACGCACGCGACGTTTACTAA
- a CDS encoding cupin domain-containing protein, translating into MNIDRKLELLGGLTPQEFMRDYWQRKPLLIRQAIPGFKPSLSIADIRKLVRREEVESRLIWRDEQGWNMKNGPFSRLPPASRPSWTLLAQSVDLHDDATAALMHRFRFISDARLDDAMISIATDGGGVGPHFDSYDVFLLQAHGKRRWRISLQDDLSLEPGLPLKILKHFRPEQEFLLEPGDMLYLPPHAAHDGVAEGDCMTISIGFRAPTLATLACGMLEAANDQIMANLGDTGGLYANPVIRGPVLSATYKDAGTPATDHPAELPQSLVDASVKAMEKIKFNEALAERFLGQWLTEPPSSAYFEPGDERLDLGEGMPAGGRLVLDRCTRLMYRGRQLFINGEVAATPATAALRHLADTRELPCSHALARKLSGAERDMLTEWLHEGWLHHGAG; encoded by the coding sequence ATGAACATAGATCGGAAACTGGAGCTTCTGGGCGGACTGACCCCACAGGAGTTCATGCGCGATTACTGGCAGCGCAAGCCCCTGCTCATACGGCAGGCCATCCCCGGCTTCAAGCCCTCATTGTCCATCGCCGACATCCGCAAGCTGGTCAGGCGCGAGGAAGTCGAATCGCGCCTGATCTGGCGCGACGAACAGGGCTGGAACATGAAGAACGGCCCGTTTTCCCGCCTGCCGCCGGCCAGCCGGCCGAGCTGGACCTTGCTGGCGCAAAGCGTGGACCTGCACGACGACGCGACGGCGGCATTGATGCACCGCTTCCGCTTCATCTCGGATGCGCGGCTGGATGACGCCATGATCAGTATCGCCACGGACGGCGGCGGCGTGGGACCGCACTTCGACAGCTACGACGTCTTCCTGCTGCAGGCCCATGGCAAGCGGCGCTGGCGCATCAGCCTGCAGGACGACCTGTCCCTGGAGCCCGGTTTGCCTTTGAAGATCCTCAAGCACTTCCGGCCCGAACAGGAATTCCTGCTGGAACCCGGCGACATGCTGTATCTGCCGCCGCATGCGGCCCACGACGGCGTGGCCGAAGGCGATTGCATGACCATCTCCATAGGCTTTCGCGCGCCGACGCTGGCCACGCTGGCTTGCGGCATGCTGGAGGCGGCCAACGACCAGATCATGGCCAACCTGGGCGATACGGGCGGACTCTACGCCAATCCCGTCATCCGGGGTCCGGTGCTGTCGGCCACGTACAAGGATGCCGGCACGCCGGCCACAGACCATCCCGCCGAGCTTCCACAGTCCCTGGTCGATGCCTCGGTCAAGGCCATGGAGAAAATAAAATTCAACGAAGCCCTGGCCGAACGCTTTCTTGGCCAGTGGCTGACCGAGCCGCCCTCCAGTGCCTATTTCGAGCCGGGCGATGAGCGCCTCGATCTGGGCGAAGGAATGCCGGCCGGCGGCAGGCTGGTGCTGGATCGCTGCACGCGCCTGATGTACCGCGGACGGCAGTTGTTCATCAACGGCGAAGTGGCTGCCACGCCCGCGACGGCGGCGCTGCGGCATCTGGCCGACACTCGCGAGCTTCCATGCAGCCATGCGCTGGCCCGCAAGCTGAGTGGCGCTGAACGGGACATGCTGACCGAATGGCTGCACGAGGGCTGGCTGCATCACGGCGCGGGTTAA